From one Candidatus Rokuibacteriota bacterium genomic stretch:
- a CDS encoding bifunctional DNA primase/polymerase, translating to MLAAALEYAGRGVPVFPVWWPIGGRCGCGEADCTRPAKHPIGAVVPHGLHDATTVAAIIRRWWTRHLSAGIATPTTWCTVLDVDPRHGGDLTLAELEQQCGALPVTPRVLSGGGGRHLFFAPVSGLRNSVGKIGPGVDVRAAGAYVLLPPSAHVSGATYRDDPDAPLFETTLASMPTWLLALAFAPASSSNGDGEPGEATDWADLLAGAPDGQRHAVAARIAGHFLGLGITAPEVEQILLGFAARCSPPFPAAEARQIVRDLAVKDAQRSASAEDSGDPAVGAPAWSLHDGADPWEFPAIAELIESLLPAKGIVWWGGLPKRFKSLLALYVCLAIACRRSAVAKKFLVRTFPKILYVSREDGGARLDGRRADILSAWTERPEPGAIVFVIRPHLDLANPEHITWLRNTCRSLGITMVVLDTWTALSPSADPLGAHDQARLVAVVVQLCEDIDGLVIVVDHSRKNRPDGQPLSSADIFGPPQKWQAAEHVVMLDVVEAGRRIEVFVEGKDMETRRFFLAVTPPGSGEEKFSFAGSVEDLADARRATGARNRDAVLAILRDAGAALATGEIVALLKAKDITLSADSVLRHVSALLKAGQASQAGKGKTARYSALPVSPQAPCASMDEANG from the coding sequence ATGCTTGCCGCGGCGCTCGAGTACGCCGGCCGCGGCGTGCCCGTCTTTCCTGTCTGGTGGCCGATCGGCGGGCGCTGCGGCTGCGGGGAGGCGGATTGCACGCGCCCGGCGAAGCACCCCATCGGCGCCGTGGTGCCGCACGGACTCCACGATGCGACGACGGTCGCGGCGATCATCCGCCGCTGGTGGACGCGCCACCTGAGCGCCGGCATCGCGACACCGACGACCTGGTGCACAGTGCTCGACGTCGACCCGCGCCACGGCGGCGACCTCACGCTCGCCGAGCTCGAGCAGCAGTGCGGGGCGCTCCCCGTCACGCCGCGAGTCCTGAGCGGCGGTGGTGGCAGACATTTGTTCTTCGCGCCGGTCTCCGGGCTCCGAAATAGTGTCGGCAAGATCGGCCCCGGCGTGGACGTGCGGGCCGCGGGCGCGTATGTGCTCCTGCCGCCCTCGGCGCATGTGAGCGGCGCCACGTACCGCGACGATCCCGACGCGCCGCTGTTCGAGACGACGCTCGCGTCGATGCCCACCTGGCTCTTGGCGCTCGCCTTCGCGCCGGCCAGCTCCTCGAATGGTGATGGAGAGCCTGGCGAGGCGACCGACTGGGCGGATCTCCTGGCCGGCGCCCCGGACGGTCAGCGCCACGCCGTCGCCGCGCGCATCGCTGGGCACTTCCTCGGACTCGGCATCACAGCGCCCGAGGTTGAACAAATCCTCCTCGGCTTCGCGGCTCGCTGCTCGCCGCCGTTCCCGGCCGCCGAGGCGCGGCAGATCGTCCGCGACCTCGCCGTGAAGGACGCGCAGCGCTCCGCGTCCGCTGAGGACTCAGGCGATCCGGCCGTGGGCGCTCCGGCTTGGTCGCTTCACGATGGCGCTGATCCGTGGGAGTTCCCCGCGATCGCCGAGCTGATCGAAAGCCTGCTGCCCGCCAAGGGGATTGTGTGGTGGGGCGGCTTGCCCAAGCGATTCAAGAGTCTCCTCGCCCTTTACGTCTGCCTGGCGATCGCGTGCCGGCGCTCCGCCGTCGCCAAGAAGTTCCTCGTCCGGACCTTCCCGAAGATCCTCTATGTCTCGCGCGAGGACGGCGGCGCACGGCTTGACGGTCGCCGGGCCGACATCCTGAGTGCCTGGACGGAGCGCCCCGAGCCCGGGGCCATCGTGTTCGTGATCCGCCCCCATCTCGACCTGGCGAACCCGGAGCATATCACCTGGCTCCGGAACACCTGCCGGTCCCTCGGGATCACCATGGTGGTGCTCGATACGTGGACCGCTCTCTCCCCGTCCGCTGATCCCCTTGGCGCGCACGACCAGGCCCGGCTCGTCGCAGTCGTCGTGCAGCTCTGTGAGGACATCGACGGCCTGGTGATCGTCGTCGACCATTCCCGCAAGAACCGACCGGACGGGCAGCCGCTCTCCTCGGCCGATATCTTCGGCCCCCCGCAGAAGTGGCAGGCCGCCGAGCATGTCGTGATGCTCGATGTCGTCGAAGCTGGGCGCCGGATTGAGGTGTTCGTCGAGGGCAAAGACATGGAAACTCGGCGGTTCTTTCTCGCCGTGACCCCGCCGGGCAGCGGCGAGGAAAAGTTCAGTTTCGCTGGCTCCGTCGAGGACCTCGCCGATGCCCGTCGGGCCACCGGCGCCAGGAACCGCGACGCCGTGCTCGCCATCCTGCGGGACGCCGGGGCCGCGCTCGCCACCGGCGAGATCGTCGCCCTCCTGAAGGCCAAGGATATAACCCTCTCAGCAGATAGCGTGCTCCGGCACGTTTCGGCCCTCCTGAAGGCCGGTCAGGCGTCCCAAGCCGGCAAGGGCAAGACCGCTCGCTACTCGGCCTTGCCGGTTTCGCCGCAAGCACCGTGTGCGTCGATGGACGAGGCGAACGGATGA
- a CDS encoding MerR family DNA-binding transcriptional regulator has product MTAGEAGQLLQVSAERVRQLERAGLLHAFRTARGYRIFLLEDVERLAAARSAARARGHEGAGR; this is encoded by the coding sequence GTGACAGCCGGCGAGGCGGGACAGCTCCTGCAGGTCAGCGCGGAGCGCGTGCGGCAGCTCGAGCGGGCGGGGCTGCTCCACGCGTTCCGGACGGCGCGCGGTTACCGGATCTTTCTGCTCGAAGACGTGGAGCGGCTCGCGGCCGCGCGCTCGGCCGCGAGAGCGCGGGGGCACGAGGGGGCGGGGAGGTGA